One genomic segment of Sphingorhabdus sp. M41 includes these proteins:
- the gap gene encoding type I glyceraldehyde-3-phosphate dehydrogenase translates to MMTKVAINGFGRIGRLVARAILEREDDNFELVAINDLADAESNALLFAYDSVHGRFPGEVTAHGDHIMANGKKIAVTSERNPGDLPHAAMGIDIVLECTGFFQSKDAAQPHIDAGAKRVLISAPAKGDLKTVVFGVNHDVLTSSDIIVSNASCTTNCLAPVAKVLNDAVGIERGFMTTIHSYTNDQRILDQMHSDMRRARAGAVNMIPTTTGAARAVGLVLPELNGKLDGSSIRVPTPNVSLVDLVFTPGRDTSVEEINGALKAAAEGPMKGVLVFEDKPLVSSDFNHQPASSSVDSLETTVMDGKLVRVVSWYDNEWGFSNRMIDTAKVMAGML, encoded by the coding sequence TTGATGACAAAAGTAGCAATTAACGGATTTGGCCGGATCGGCCGTCTTGTCGCCCGCGCGATACTGGAGCGCGAAGATGACAATTTCGAGCTGGTCGCGATCAACGATCTTGCCGATGCCGAATCCAATGCGCTGCTTTTCGCTTATGACAGCGTGCACGGCCGCTTCCCTGGCGAAGTCACCGCGCATGGCGATCATATCATGGCCAATGGCAAGAAAATTGCCGTTACCTCTGAACGCAATCCCGGCGATCTGCCGCATGCTGCCATGGGTATCGACATCGTGCTGGAGTGCACCGGCTTCTTCCAGTCCAAGGACGCTGCGCAGCCGCATATCGATGCCGGCGCAAAGCGCGTCTTGATCTCGGCACCGGCAAAGGGCGACCTGAAAACGGTTGTCTTCGGCGTCAATCACGACGTCCTGACGTCATCGGATATCATTGTTTCCAATGCTTCCTGCACCACCAACTGCCTGGCACCGGTGGCCAAGGTGCTGAACGACGCAGTCGGTATCGAGCGGGGTTTCATGACCACGATCCACAGCTATACCAATGACCAGCGGATTCTCGACCAGATGCACAGCGACATGCGCCGCGCGCGGGCTGGTGCGGTCAACATGATTCCGACAACCACGGGTGCTGCCCGCGCCGTCGGTCTGGTGCTGCCAGAGCTGAACGGCAAGCTGGACGGCTCTTCGATCCGCGTACCGACGCCGAATGTCAGCCTGGTCGATCTGGTGTTCACACCCGGCCGCGATACCAGCGTTGAAGAAATCAACGGCGCACTGAAAGCCGCAGCTGAAGGCCCGATGAAGGGCGTGCTGGTGTTTGAAGACAAGCCGCTGGTTTCCAGCGATTTCAACCATCAGCCGGCGAGCAGCTCGGTCGACAGTCTGGAAACGACAGTGATGGACGGCAAGCTTGTCCGTGTCGTCAGCTGGTATGACAATGAATGGGGCTTCTCCAACCGCATGATTGATACTGCCAAGGTCATGGCAGGCATGCTTTAA
- a CDS encoding phosphoglycerate kinase: MSANSFKTLDDIGDVRGKRGLVRVDLNVPMADGKVTDDMRLKALLPTVVELADKGAKLLLLAHFGRPKGEYKPEYSLEPVVAPLAAVLGRDVGFMQKPDQDAIDALPEGSITVLENSRFAPGEEKNDPAMAKALASFGDFYVNDAFSTAHRAHVTTKGLAHCLPSYAGRSMERELTALDKALGNPEHPVAAVVGGAKVSSKLDVLRQMVEKVDHLIIGGGMANTFLAARGVNVGKSLCEHELADTANEILAAADRADCTVHLPYDVVVAKEFRANPPTRTVNVHEVADDEMILDIGPAAVEALSDVLKTCKTLVWNGPLGAFETPPFDSATVALARTAAALTKEGQLLSVAGGGDTVAALNHAGVADDFSFVSTAGGAFLEWMEGKPLPGVEVLNQIK; encoded by the coding sequence ATGTCGGCTAACAGTTTTAAAACGCTTGATGATATAGGTGATGTTCGGGGAAAACGCGGCCTGGTCCGCGTCGACCTGAACGTCCCGATGGCGGACGGCAAGGTAACCGACGATATGCGTCTGAAAGCCTTGTTGCCGACGGTTGTCGAACTGGCTGACAAGGGCGCGAAACTGCTGTTGCTCGCTCATTTCGGACGGCCGAAAGGCGAGTATAAGCCGGAATATTCGCTGGAACCCGTGGTTGCACCGCTGGCTGCGGTGCTCGGTCGGGACGTCGGTTTCATGCAGAAGCCAGATCAGGACGCGATCGATGCTTTGCCGGAAGGCAGTATCACGGTGCTGGAAAACAGCCGTTTTGCACCGGGTGAAGAGAAGAATGACCCGGCCATGGCAAAGGCGCTCGCTTCTTTCGGTGATTTCTACGTCAATGATGCCTTTTCGACAGCGCATCGCGCGCATGTGACCACCAAGGGGCTGGCCCATTGTCTGCCTTCTTATGCGGGCCGTTCGATGGAACGCGAATTGACCGCGCTCGACAAGGCGCTGGGCAATCCCGAACATCCGGTTGCTGCGGTTGTCGGCGGGGCGAAAGTGTCCAGCAAGCTCGACGTGCTGCGGCAGATGGTGGAAAAAGTCGATCATCTGATCATCGGCGGCGGCATGGCCAATACATTTCTGGCGGCGCGCGGCGTCAATGTCGGCAAATCCCTGTGCGAACATGAGCTGGCGGATACCGCCAACGAAATACTGGCGGCCGCAGACAGGGCCGACTGCACCGTGCATCTGCCTTATGATGTGGTGGTGGCAAAGGAATTCCGCGCCAATCCGCCAACCCGCACGGTCAACGTCCATGAAGTGGCCGATGACGAAATGATCCTCGATATCGGGCCTGCCGCGGTGGAAGCGCTGTCCGATGTTCTCAAGACCTGCAAGACGCTGGTCTGGAACGGTCCGCTGGGCGCCTTTGAGACGCCGCCGTTCGACAGTGCCACCGTTGCGCTAGCCAGAACCGCGGCTGCCCTGACCAAAGAAGGGCAGCTTCTTTCGGTGGCCGGTGGCGGCGACACGGTCGCGGCGCTCAATCACGCCGGCGTTGCCGACGATTTCAGCTTTGTATCGACCGCGGGCGGTGCCTTCCTCGAATGGATGGAAGGCAAGCCTTTGCCCGGCGTCGAAGTGCTTAACCAAATAAAATGA
- a CDS encoding fructose bisphosphate aldolase, whose product MANNEMMSKIENGQGFIAALDQSGGSTPKALAGYGIGEDSFSNDDEMFGLIHKMRSRIITSPSFGNGKVIGAILFEKTMNGDAGGKPVPEALWDRGVVPFLKVDKGLEDEVNGVQLMKPIPDLDAQCAHAVSKGVFGTKMRSVINKANAEGIAAVVAQQFDFGKQILSHGLVPIIEPEVNIKSEERAECDKILLGELTKHLDALADDQRVMLKLSIPVEPNLYQSLVDHPKVVRLVALSGGYSTEDACEQLAKNKGMIASFSRGLLQDLRVSQSDEEFDAVLGGAIDQIYRASIT is encoded by the coding sequence ATGGCGAATAATGAAATGATGAGCAAAATCGAAAATGGCCAAGGCTTTATCGCCGCGCTGGACCAGAGCGGTGGCTCGACGCCAAAAGCACTGGCTGGCTATGGCATTGGTGAAGATAGCTTCTCCAATGACGATGAGATGTTCGGTCTGATCCACAAGATGCGCAGCCGCATCATTACCTCGCCCAGCTTCGGCAACGGCAAGGTGATTGGTGCCATCCTGTTCGAGAAGACCATGAATGGCGATGCCGGCGGGAAACCGGTACCGGAAGCGCTCTGGGATCGCGGCGTCGTGCCTTTTCTGAAAGTCGACAAGGGCCTCGAGGACGAAGTGAACGGTGTTCAGTTGATGAAACCGATCCCTGATCTGGATGCCCAGTGCGCCCATGCGGTTTCAAAGGGTGTTTTCGGAACCAAGATGCGGTCGGTGATCAACAAGGCCAATGCGGAAGGAATCGCTGCGGTTGTCGCGCAGCAATTCGATTTCGGCAAACAGATCTTGAGCCACGGGCTGGTGCCAATCATCGAGCCGGAAGTGAATATCAAAAGCGAAGAGCGCGCTGAATGCGACAAGATTTTGCTCGGCGAACTGACCAAGCATCTGGACGCTCTGGCGGACGATCAGCGGGTGATGCTGAAACTGTCGATTCCGGTTGAGCCCAATCTCTACCAGTCCCTGGTCGATCACCCCAAGGTGGTTCGGCTGGTCGCTCTGTCTGGTGGCTATTCCACCGAAGATGCGTGCGAGCAGCTGGCCAAGAACAAGGGCATGATCGCCAGCTTCAGCCGCGGCTTGCTGCAGGATTTGCGGGTTTCGCAGAGCGACGAGGAATTTGATGCGGTGCTCGGCGGTGCGATTGACCAGATTTATCGCGCTTCGATTACCTGA
- a CDS encoding O-methyltransferase: MSLSDPGWSAVDDYIVGKLIGEDTALEAALANNRRAGLPPIDVSLAQGKMLQLLARGVGARRILEIGTLGGYSSIFLARALGEDGVLVTLELEPEYAAVACANIEHAGVGRSVDIRIGPACDTLEAMCSEGEAAFDFVFIDADKDNYPAYLDYAIQLSRQGTMLIFDNVVREGEVINPQSSDPKVSGTRALYDALQDNAKIDATAIQTVGSKKWDGFLLALVQ; encoded by the coding sequence TTGTCGCTGTCCGATCCCGGTTGGTCTGCTGTCGATGATTATATCGTTGGCAAACTGATTGGGGAGGACACGGCACTGGAAGCAGCGCTGGCAAATAACCGGCGGGCGGGACTGCCGCCGATTGACGTGTCGCTGGCGCAAGGCAAGATGCTGCAGTTGCTGGCGCGCGGTGTTGGAGCAAGGCGCATTCTCGAGATCGGTACGCTCGGCGGTTATTCTTCCATCTTTCTCGCCCGTGCGCTGGGCGAAGATGGTGTGCTGGTCACGCTGGAACTCGAACCGGAATATGCAGCAGTGGCGTGCGCCAATATCGAGCATGCGGGTGTCGGCCGTAGCGTTGATATCCGTATCGGACCGGCATGCGATACGCTTGAAGCCATGTGCAGCGAAGGCGAGGCGGCGTTCGATTTTGTCTTCATCGATGCCGACAAGGACAATTATCCCGCCTATCTTGACTATGCGATCCAATTGTCACGGCAGGGCACGATGCTGATTTTTGACAATGTCGTGCGGGAGGGCGAGGTGATCAATCCGCAGTCCAGCGATCCCAAGGTTTCCGGAACCCGTGCATTATATGACGCGCTGCAAGACAATGCCAAAATCGACGCCACCGCAATCCAGACCGTTGGCAGCAAGAAATGGGATGGTTTCCTGCTCGCCTTGGTCCAATGA
- the thiE gene encoding thiamine phosphate synthase, translating into MTDIPCQLYLISPLDVGGRFPDRLREALQAAPVAAFQFRVKDLDQQEAARLAEPLKAICDEFDVAFIVNDDVALARQLGADGVHLGQGDESLKAAREQLGKDVQIGITCHDSRHLAMEAGEGGANYVAFGAFFPTDTKETHHRPELDILEWWSEMMEIPSVAIGGITPENCQPLIDAGADFLAVCGAVWNDPAGPAQAVGKFAARLEVGSEG; encoded by the coding sequence ATGACCGACATTCCCTGCCAGCTATATCTGATTTCGCCACTCGACGTCGGCGGGCGCTTTCCGGACCGTTTGCGGGAAGCCCTGCAAGCCGCTCCCGTCGCGGCTTTCCAGTTTCGTGTGAAAGACCTGGATCAGCAGGAAGCCGCACGATTGGCTGAACCGCTGAAAGCGATTTGCGATGAATTTGACGTGGCCTTCATCGTCAATGATGATGTCGCGCTGGCCCGGCAGCTGGGCGCGGATGGCGTACATCTGGGGCAGGGTGACGAAAGCCTGAAAGCCGCGCGCGAGCAGCTGGGCAAGGATGTCCAGATCGGCATTACCTGCCACGACAGCCGTCATCTGGCGATGGAGGCGGGCGAGGGCGGCGCCAATTATGTTGCCTTCGGCGCGTTTTTCCCCACCGATACCAAGGAAACTCATCACAGGCCGGAGCTGGATATACTGGAATGGTGGTCTGAAATGATGGAAATTCCGAGCGTCGCAATTGGCGGGATCACGCCGGAAAATTGTCAGCCGCTGATCGACGCCGGCGCCGATTTTCTGGCCGTGTGCGGAGCCGTGTGGAATGATCCGGCGGGGCCGGCCCAGGCGGTCGGGAAATTTGCCGCAAGGCTGGAAGTCGGCTCGGAAGGTTAG
- the efp gene encoding elongation factor P, with translation MKISGVDIRPGNILEYEGGLWKVAKIQHTQPGKGGAYMQVEMKNLVDGRKTNVRFRSADTLEKVRLDTKTFQYLFADGDMLTFMDKENYEQITLPADLLGDAAEFLQDGMDVQLELYDEKPISVQLPDQIEAEIVEADAVVKGQTASSSYKPAVLDNGVRVMVPPFISAGTRIIVDVYAREYVGKAS, from the coding sequence ATGAAGATCAGCGGTGTAGATATCCGGCCGGGCAATATATTGGAATATGAAGGTGGCCTGTGGAAGGTTGCCAAGATCCAGCATACGCAGCCGGGCAAGGGCGGGGCCTATATGCAGGTCGAGATGAAGAATCTGGTCGATGGTCGCAAGACCAATGTCCGGTTCCGTAGTGCCGACACGCTGGAAAAAGTCCGTCTCGACACGAAGACCTTTCAATATCTTTTCGCCGATGGCGACATGCTGACCTTCATGGACAAGGAAAATTACGAGCAGATCACTTTGCCAGCCGACTTGCTGGGCGATGCGGCGGAATTTTTGCAGGATGGCATGGATGTGCAACTGGAGCTTTACGACGAAAAGCCGATCTCCGTGCAATTGCCAGACCAGATCGAAGCAGAAATTGTCGAGGCCGATGCGGTGGTCAAGGGCCAGACGGCTTCGTCCAGCTACAAGCCTGCCGTTCTCGACAATGGTGTTCGTGTCATGGTGCCGCCGTTCATTTCGGCCGGTACCCGGATCATCGTTGATGTCTATGCCCGCGAATATGTCGGCAAGGCCAGCTAA
- a CDS encoding inositol monophosphatase family protein yields the protein MPAHSALITVMERAARKAGSRLRRDFGEVEHLQVSKKGPADFVSKADMRAERILYDELLKVRPGWGFVLEEGGMIEGEEGKPRWIIDPLDGTTNFLHGIPHFAISIAVQEPSLDGRGWGKITSGLIYEPLTDLTWWAEMDKGAWLGERRLRVSARRDLSESLIATGIPFKGHGDLGEWARIFGAVAPQVAGIRRNGSAALDLAWLAAGRYDGFWEAGLKVWDVAAGILMVREAGGFVTDYTGGDQPIGQGEILASNEALHSKLHRILAKSLL from the coding sequence ATGCCAGCACATTCCGCCCTTATCACCGTCATGGAGCGCGCAGCACGCAAGGCGGGTTCGCGCCTGCGCCGCGACTTTGGCGAAGTCGAGCATCTGCAGGTCTCCAAGAAGGGTCCTGCCGATTTCGTTTCCAAGGCGGATATGCGCGCCGAGCGGATTCTTTACGACGAGCTGCTGAAAGTGCGGCCCGGCTGGGGTTTCGTGCTCGAAGAAGGCGGCATGATCGAAGGCGAGGAAGGCAAGCCGCGCTGGATCATTGATCCGCTCGACGGCACCACCAATTTTCTTCACGGCATCCCCCATTTCGCCATTTCGATCGCGGTGCAGGAGCCATCGCTCGACGGCCGCGGCTGGGGCAAGATTACCAGTGGCCTGATCTACGAGCCGCTGACCGACCTGACCTGGTGGGCGGAAATGGACAAGGGTGCCTGGCTCGGCGAACGGCGTCTGCGCGTGTCGGCCCGCCGCGATCTCTCCGAATCCCTGATAGCCACCGGCATCCCGTTCAAGGGGCATGGCGATCTTGGCGAATGGGCGCGGATTTTCGGCGCCGTTGCGCCGCAAGTTGCTGGCATCCGCCGCAACGGCTCGGCCGCACTCGATCTCGCCTGGCTCGCTGCCGGCCGCTATGACGGCTTCTGGGAAGCCGGACTGAAAGTCTGGGACGTTGCTGCAGGCATTTTGATGGTTCGCGAAGCCGGCGGTTTTGTCACCGATTATACCGGCGGCGATCAGCCGATTGGTCAGGGTGAAATATTGGCATCGAACGAAGCGCTGCACAGCAAGCTGCACCGGATATTGGCAAAGTCGCTGCTGTAA
- the ndhC gene encoding NADH-quinone oxidoreductase subunit A: protein MVDLSEYAPILLFLFVAAGLSTAFVFLPMGVSRLTGTHNPSAEKLSEYECGFPAFEDSRSQFDVRFYLVAILFIIFDLEAAFLFPWAVSLDLTGWVGWTTMMVFLAELIIGFAYAWKVGALEWD, encoded by the coding sequence GTGGTCGATCTTTCCGAATATGCACCGATCTTATTGTTCCTGTTTGTAGCCGCGGGGCTGTCCACAGCCTTTGTGTTCCTGCCGATGGGCGTGTCCCGGCTGACCGGGACCCATAATCCGAGCGCGGAAAAGCTCTCGGAATATGAATGTGGCTTTCCCGCCTTTGAAGATTCGCGCAGCCAGTTTGATGTGCGCTTCTATCTGGTGGCGATCCTGTTCATCATTTTCGATCTTGAAGCGGCGTTTCTGTTCCCGTGGGCCGTGTCTCTTGATTTGACCGGCTGGGTGGGCTGGACGACGATGATGGTATTTCTCGCGGAACTGATCATCGGTTTTGCTTATGCCTGGAAAGTGGGAGCGCTGGAATGGGACTAG
- a CDS encoding NuoB/complex I 20 kDa subunit family protein codes for MRTEQQPDEGFFKDLNSEVNDKGFLVTSTEELFQWARTGSLWWMTFGLACCAVEMIHVNMPRYDMERFGAAPRASPRQSDVMIVAGTLCNKMAPALRKVYDQMSNPKYVISMGSCANGGGYYHYSYSVVRGCDRIVPVDIYVPGCPPTAEALLYGVMQLQRKIRRIGTFER; via the coding sequence ATGCGGACCGAGCAGCAGCCCGATGAGGGTTTCTTCAAGGATCTGAATTCGGAAGTGAATGACAAGGGCTTTCTGGTCACCTCGACCGAAGAGCTGTTTCAATGGGCCCGTACCGGTTCGCTCTGGTGGATGACTTTCGGCCTGGCCTGCTGTGCGGTCGAAATGATCCACGTCAACATGCCGCGCTACGACATGGAGCGCTTTGGCGCCGCACCGCGCGCCAGCCCGCGCCAGTCTGACGTGATGATCGTTGCCGGAACGCTTTGCAACAAAATGGCGCCGGCCTTGCGCAAGGTCTATGATCAGATGTCCAATCCGAAATATGTGATCTCGATGGGCAGCTGCGCCAATGGCGGCGGCTATTATCATTACAGCTATTCCGTGGTTCGCGGTTGCGACCGGATCGTTCCGGTTGATATTTATGTGCCTGGATGTCCGCCAACCGCAGAGGCTTTGCTCTACGGTGTGATGCAATTGCAGCGAAAGATCCGCCGCATCGGGACGTTTGAGCGCTAA
- a CDS encoding NADH-quinone oxidoreductase subunit C: MGHSAPAISSNEGVAAKLGKAIGAALLNTVEAYGEISFTVERKKLASVLDKLRDKHEYQQLVEIAGVDYPDRPERFEVCYHLLSLTKNHRIRVKVTTDEDTPVPSVTHIWEVAGWLEREVFDMYGVLFDGNTDLRRILTDYGFQGHPFRKDFPLTGYVEMRYSEEAKRVVYEPVKLAQDFRSFDFMSPWEGADYILPGDEKVGGEAPPPTPKTTDKTSETGAGAKADKEAAKPSKRKEANVKKPAPTRTKSGTQKKGEGK; encoded by the coding sequence ATGGGTCATTCAGCACCAGCAATTTCCAGCAACGAGGGCGTCGCCGCCAAGCTTGGCAAGGCGATCGGCGCTGCCTTGCTGAATACCGTAGAAGCTTATGGCGAAATCAGCTTTACCGTCGAGCGCAAAAAGCTTGCCTCGGTCCTCGACAAGCTGCGCGACAAGCATGAATATCAACAATTGGTCGAGATTGCCGGCGTCGACTATCCGGATCGGCCGGAGCGTTTCGAGGTCTGCTATCATCTGCTCAGCCTGACCAAGAACCACCGCATCCGGGTCAAGGTCACAACGGACGAAGACACGCCGGTGCCCAGCGTCACCCATATCTGGGAAGTTGCTGGCTGGCTCGAGCGCGAAGTGTTCGACATGTATGGCGTATTGTTCGACGGCAATACCGACCTGCGGCGGATCCTGACCGACTATGGGTTTCAGGGTCACCCGTTCCGCAAGGATTTTCCGCTGACCGGCTATGTCGAGATGCGCTATTCCGAAGAAGCCAAGCGCGTGGTCTACGAGCCGGTGAAACTGGCCCAAGATTTCCGCAGCTTTGATTTCATGTCGCCATGGGAAGGCGCCGACTATATCCTGCCCGGAGACGAAAAAGTGGGTGGCGAAGCGCCGCCGCCGACTCCGAAGACCACTGACAAAACAAGCGAAACTGGCGCTGGCGCGAAAGCCGACAAGGAGGCTGCCAAGCCCTCGAAGCGCAAAGAGGCTAACGTCAAAAAGCCGGCTCCGACACGGACCAAGTCCGGGACCCAGAAAAAGGGGGAGGGTAAGTGA
- a CDS encoding NADH-quinone oxidoreductase subunit D has protein sequence MSDYLDEMDHIADEADPTVGDLEIQNFTINFGPQHPAAHGVLRMVMELDGEIVERVDPHIGLLHRGTEKLIEHKTYLQALPYFDRLDYCSPLAMEHSYVLAIEKLLDLEVPLRGQYLRVLFAELTRICNHMLNIGAHVMDVGAMTPNIWVFEIREQCMNFFERASGARMHSAWFRPGGVHQDVPLKLLTDIADWLDEFPKLFDDAMSLVVGNRIFKQRNVDIATVSQDDAVRWGFSGPVLRGSGVAWDLRKSQPYDVYDRMDFEVPVGTKGDCYDRFMVRVEEVRQSARIMRQCLNEMPDGPVASTDRKIVPPKRAEMKQSMEALIHHFKLYTEGFHVPAGEVYVATESPKGEFGVYLVSDGSNKPYRCKIRPTAFSHLQAMDFMTKGHMLPDATAILGAIDIVFGECDR, from the coding sequence ATGTCTGACTATCTCGACGAAATGGACCATATCGCGGACGAGGCCGATCCGACGGTTGGCGATCTGGAAATCCAGAATTTCACGATTAACTTCGGGCCCCAGCATCCCGCAGCGCACGGCGTGCTGCGCATGGTGATGGAACTGGACGGCGAGATTGTCGAACGGGTCGATCCGCATATCGGTCTGCTGCACCGCGGTACGGAAAAGCTGATCGAGCACAAGACCTATTTGCAGGCCTTGCCCTATTTTGACCGGCTCGACTATTGCTCGCCGCTGGCGATGGAGCACAGCTATGTACTGGCGATCGAGAAATTGCTCGATCTTGAGGTTCCGCTGCGCGGCCAGTATCTGCGGGTATTGTTCGCCGAGCTGACCCGGATCTGCAACCATATGCTCAACATCGGTGCCCATGTCATGGATGTCGGCGCGATGACGCCGAATATCTGGGTGTTCGAGATTCGCGAGCAGTGCATGAACTTTTTCGAACGGGCCAGCGGCGCCCGCATGCACAGCGCCTGGTTCCGGCCCGGCGGCGTGCATCAGGACGTGCCGCTGAAACTGCTCACCGATATCGCCGACTGGCTGGACGAATTCCCGAAGCTGTTCGACGATGCGATGAGCCTGGTCGTCGGCAACCGCATTTTCAAGCAGCGCAATGTCGATATCGCGACGGTTTCGCAGGACGATGCCGTGCGCTGGGGCTTTTCCGGCCCGGTATTGCGCGGCAGCGGTGTCGCCTGGGATTTGCGCAAGTCGCAGCCTTATGACGTTTACGACCGGATGGATTTCGAAGTGCCGGTCGGTACCAAAGGCGATTGCTATGACCGGTTCATGGTGCGGGTCGAGGAGGTCCGGCAGAGCGCACGGATCATGCGCCAGTGCCTGAATGAAATGCCGGACGGGCCCGTTGCCTCGACCGATCGCAAGATTGTCCCGCCCAAGCGCGCCGAGATGAAACAGTCGATGGAAGCGCTGATCCACCATTTCAAGCTCTATACAGAGGGCTTCCACGTTCCCGCCGGCGAAGTCTATGTCGCGACCGAAAGCCCGAAGGGCGAATTTGGTGTTTATCTGGTCAGCGATGGCAGCAACAAACCTTATCGCTGCAAGATCCGGCCGACCGCTTTCTCGCATCTGCAGGCGATGGATTTCATGACCAAAGGCCATATGTTGCCGGATGCCACTGCCATATTGGGCGCGATTGATATTGTGTTCGGGGAGTGTGACCGGTGA
- the nuoE gene encoding NADH-quinone oxidoreductase subunit NuoE — MAESPTIPDEIETRAKWGDFAFTPDNEKLAKWQIAKYPAGRQKSAVMALLDLAQRQVGADTKTQGWLPVPVIEYVAAYLDMPYMRAYEVATFYTMYNLAPVGRFHVQVCGTTPCMLRGSDDVMAACKNKGMAKGKTTPDGLFTLTEVECMGNCSNAPMVQINDDNYEDLNYDVMTGILEDLAAGKDIKVGSQIGRKTSEAEGGPTNLHAMVDENHDYRGEW; from the coding sequence ATGGCTGAATCCCCAACCATCCCCGATGAAATCGAAACCCGCGCCAAATGGGGCGATTTTGCGTTTACGCCGGACAATGAAAAACTCGCCAAGTGGCAGATCGCGAAATATCCGGCTGGCCGCCAGAAATCGGCGGTCATGGCGCTGCTCGACCTCGCCCAGCGGCAGGTCGGTGCGGACACCAAGACGCAAGGCTGGCTGCCGGTTCCGGTGATCGAATATGTCGCCGCCTATCTCGATATGCCCTATATGCGGGCCTATGAAGTCGCGACCTTCTACACCATGTATAATCTGGCGCCGGTCGGTCGTTTTCACGTTCAGGTTTGCGGCACCACGCCGTGCATGCTGCGCGGCAGCGACGATGTGATGGCCGCCTGCAAGAACAAGGGCATGGCCAAGGGCAAGACCACGCCGGACGGGCTGTTTACCCTGACCGAGGTCGAGTGCATGGGCAATTGCTCGAACGCGCCGATGGTCCAGATCAACGACGATAATTACGAAGATCTCAATTATGACGTCATGACCGGGATCCTTGAGGATCTGGCCGCAGGCAAGGATATCAAAGTCGGTTCGCAAATCGGTCGCAAGACCAGCGAAGCCGAGGGTGGTCCGACGAACCTGCACGCGATGGTCGATGAAAATCACGATTACCGGGGGGAATGGTGA